A genomic region of Oryza glaberrima chromosome 1, OglaRS2, whole genome shotgun sequence contains the following coding sequences:
- the LOC127765472 gene encoding uncharacterized protein LOC127765472 has product MTQKQSQFKGQGKKKTIPPNRHGKAPHVRKGKRAVKPTKFTKDMDADKELTKFINQCNEKKAASLASKEGGDLSILKADVDPSNSN; this is encoded by the exons ATGACGCAGAAGCAGAGCCAGTTCAAGGGGcaggggaagaagaagaccaTCCCTCCCAACCGCCATGGCAAGGCGCCCCACGTCCGCAAAG GGAAGAGGGCCGTGAAGCCGACCAAGTTCACCAAGGACATGGACGCCGATAAG GAACTCACAAAATTCATCAACCAGTGCAACGAGAAGAAGGCTGCAAGTCTTGCCAGCAAAGAAGGCGGCGACCTCAGTATACTCAAGGCGGACGTTGATCCCTCCAATTCAAACTAG